Proteins encoded within one genomic window of Brassica rapa cultivar Chiifu-401-42 chromosome A09, CAAS_Brap_v3.01, whole genome shotgun sequence:
- the LOC103842987 gene encoding ribonuclease 3, with protein MHCKNKSTNKMITKVWFLLKLLTFQGLFTSPPPDPGFDFFYLALQWPGAYCDTKRACCYPTTGKPAADFGIHGLWPNYNNGSYPSNCDPSNEFDPSEISDLVSTLQTKWPTLSCPSNEGYKFWEHEWEKHGTCSESVMDQHGYFEKTLALRDRINLLQILTDAGIKPNDEFYKLKDIKKAIEKATGFTPVINCNRDPEKNRQLHEILLCVDKSGTEFMDCPMPTDRCPYSHIQFAKF; from the exons ATGCATTGCAAAAACAAGAGTACAAATAAAATGATAACTAAGGTTTGGTTTTTGCTTAAGCTTCTAACGTTCCAAGGTCTTTTCACTTCACCTCCTCCGGATCCAGGCTTTGATTTCTTCTACCTTGCTCTTCAG TGGCCTGGAGCCTATTGTGATACAAAGCGTGCTTGTTGCTATCCAACAACAGGTAAACCTGCGGCAGATTTTGGCATCCACGGTCTGTGGCCTAATTACAACAACGGTTCGTATCCATCAAACTGCGATCCCAGCAATGAATTTGATCCATCTGAG ATATCGGATCTTGTAAGTACTTTGCAAACGAAGTGGCCAACACTATCTTGTCCGAGCAACGAAGGTTACAAGTTTTGGGAACACGAGTGGGAAAAACATGGTACGTGTTCCGAATCCGTAATGGACCAACATGGCTACTTTGAGAAAACTCTTGCACTCAGAGACAGAATCAATCTTCTTCAAATTCTTACAGACGCag GAATCAAACCAAACGACGAATTCTATAAACTTAAAGACATTAAAAAGGCGATAGAAAAAGCAACTGGATTTACTCCAGTAATCAATTGTAACAGAGATCCGGAGAAAAACCGTCAGCTTCACGAGATCTTACTATGCGTCGATAAATCAGGAACTGAGTTTATGGACTGTCCAATGCCTACAGATAGATGTCCTTATTCACATATCCAGTTTgccaaattttaa